GCTTCGAGCCAGCGCGTGATCGTCTGGTAGTACTCGTCTCCCTCTTTGATCTTCCCGCCGCCAGTGTGGGCGACCTTGCCCGTCGCTTTTTCGAGCAGCGTGCTCTCGACCGGGAGCGCGAGATTGATGCGCCGGCCGTTGAGTTCGCGCGTGAGCCGGAAGTGGTCGCCCTCGGGGTCGAAGCCGAACAGCGACAGCCGGAACCCGTCCTTCCCGCGTGCGGCCCCGTGGCACCCGCCGGTGTTGCACCCGGCGCGCATGAACACGGGCATCACGTCCTGCTTGAAGGAGATCGCTCGGTCCTCTTTTGCCCGCGTGACCTTCACGGGCACTTTGACCGTTTGCCCGCTGAACGCGACCGCCATTTCCGTGGCCCCGTCCGCGACGGGCAGGACGTGGAACTTGTCGAGTTTCACGAGCGCGGGGTTCGCGAACGTGACCTGTGCCTGGGCGGTGACGTCCCGCGTGATGCCGTCGGGCTGCGTGAGTTGCACCACGAACGATTGCCGGTCGCGGCTCGTTTCGAGGTTGATGTCGGGCGGGTAAACGGCGATCGTTTGGGCGAACGATTCACCGCCGAACGCGCAGAGGGTACAGAGCGAAAGCAGGTGAGCAAGGCGCATGTCAGAAAGCCTCATGCGGTGGGGCGTGTCTTCAGTTCTTGGGCAGGCGGTTCTTCCAGTAACCCGGTCTTCGGGCGTTGTGCGCGAAGGCCACAACGCGGATCTCGTCTGCGGTTTCGGCGTAAACAATCGAGTACGGTATGCGGCCGGTCAGGATGTACCGCCGAAACCGCGAGCGGCCGATCCGAGTCGCAATCATGGGATTGGCCCCGATTGCGGCGAGGGCGCGGTCAATTGCTGTTCGGAGCCGGCCCGCGTTTCGCGAGATCGCGAGTGCGTTAGCGATTTCGTTTTGCGCCTCGGGAACGATGACCGGAGTCACCCGTACTTCTCCTTCATGCGCTTCATGAACTCGTCCGCGGGGACGGCTTCCGATTTACCGGAGTCCAGGTCCGCGATTCGGCGATTTCCCTCTTCTATCCAAACCGCTTCCCACTCTTCCGGGGCGAGATTCTCTTCGCCGCCCTCGTCGTTCTCGTGGTCACTGTCGAGTGCGTCGATGTACTCGGCCACCTCTGCTCGCTCCTCGGCGGTCAGCGCGGCCAGTAGCGGTTTCAGCTTTTCGGTGGCTTCGCTCATGGCTTCTCCGTGTCGAGTGGGCGTCGCGCCTCATCTTATCACGGCTTTTTCGGTTCTTCTTTCTTGGGCGGTGGTTGCGTTCCGCCGGCCGCGGCCTTCTCGCGCTCCTCGGCTTCCTTGCGGAGCTGTTCGAGGCGCGTGAGGCGCTTTTCGGGTGTCGCCGGGGTCGGAGTGGGCGGCTTCGGTGTCATCGGGGTTGGTTGCGGTGTCGGAGTGGCCGCGACCTTTGGCGGGAGCGGGGCGTCGATGCGGAGCTGCGTACCGCCGGTGTTCCCCGTAATGAGTTCGCCGCCCTTATCGATCACCACCTGTGCGAAGACGTTGTGCTGACCGATGGGGCTGGTCTTGTCCGCGACGATCGGGAACGCGATCTCCTTCGTGTCCTTCGTTACTTCCAGAACCTGAGTCGTGACCTTGGCCGGGAGACCGTAGACCGTCACCTTCGCCTTACCCTCGAACGGCCGCGTCACTGCAACCTTGCAGAACAGTTGCGTTTGCCCACCCTGTTCCACGGCCGGGCGCTCCATCGCGAGTGTGACGACCGGAGCCGCGATTTCGAGTGAGAACAGTTGGCTCGACACCCAGACCGGGCCTTTGCCCGCGTCTGCCACCGCGTGAACCGCGGTCTTCCACTTGCGGGCGCCCGCGTCCGGGGCCGCATTCATCGGCAGTACGGTTTCCGTTTGGCCCTCGGGGATCACCGCGGAGCCCTGGATACCCATGCCCGGCGGGGTCCACAGTGGGAACACAGTGATCGCGCCCTTAAAACCTTCCGCGCGCTTGGCGACGACGCGGAGGTTGAACGAGCCGTTCTGCACGAGCGGCACTTTTGGTTCGATCACCTCGATCGAGTACGGTGCGACCTCACCGACCGCGACCGCGGTGCGGTTGATTTCGTGCCGCGCGTACACGGTCTGGTTCGGCGGGCCGAGAACGAGCGCCGCGTCGAGCGACAATTTGTACGGCGCCTTCACGTTGGGGTCGGGGTGGACCGCGGTGATCGCCGCGAGGTGACCCGCGATCTGCGCGTCCGGTTTGGCGTCGAGCACCACGGGGATGACGTTCAGCCCGGCTTCCATTTGCTCCGCGGTCAGCGTGACACCCGCGGGGAGCTTATCCAACCCGATGTTGAGCGGGCCGCCGAAGTCGGCGCGGTTCGCGATCACGAGCACCGCGTTCCGCCCGCCTTTCGGCACGGTAATCGTCTGGCGGTCCTGGTTCGCGGGGTTGTTGCCGTCAGCTTTGGGGATAGTGGTGCTGATCGCAGCCGCGACCGGTGTCAGTTCGATGCGGTAGAAGTAGTCCGCGCCGCCCTTTTTCAAGTGGTCGTGAACCCAGAGTGTGTAGTCGCCGTCGGCCGGGATCGTGATGCGGAAATAACTGTCCGGGGTGCCGTTGTCGTCGTTGGCGGCGATCACGCCACCGGTCGCGTTGCCGAAGTAGAGCACCGAATCGAGGGGCGAGCCGAGTTGCCGGGCGAAGCACCGGGCGTCGAACACCTGCCCCTTCTTCGCCGTGAACTTGAAGTAGTCGACTTCGTTCGGTGCGCTCACGACGCCGTTGAACGCACCTGGCGCTGTGCCAGGACTGGCGGTCGCAGGGGTGCCGTTGTTCGGTGTTTCGATCGCGTTGGGCAGGTTCGCGATGCGGAACTTGAAGCCGGTTGGGTGAATGCCCTCGGGCGTCTGGCAGTGTAACCGCCACTGGTCGTCCGGGTTCGTCGGGAGCTTGACCTTTTGCTTGATCGGTCCGGACGGATCGCCGAGGAACGTGACTTCCAGTTCTTCGCCCGGTTTGCCGCCGGCGGGCACTACAGCCGTCGGGCGCGGGAAGTTACCGATGTGCAAACGGTACTGGCACGCCCCGTTGCCGCCGTAGGCGCTCTCGCGGATCTGGACGATGTACTTGCCGTCGGCCGGGATCACGACCGAGCACCCGCCGTCCTGCGCGCTGAGCGCGGAATCGTCGCCGGTCGCGAGTTCAAATCGTTTTGCGTCGAGGATCGCGACGTAGGGGTCGAAGAACGTGACGCCCAGGCGCATGCCTTCCACTTCGACCGAGAGGCGCTGGCCCTTCTTGCAGTCGACAACGAAGTAGTCCTGGTCTTCCGCTTGCACGACGCCGTGAACGGTCACGTTCAGCGGGATCGGTTGCGGTTTGTCGAAATCGTTGTTCGGCTCGACCTCTTCCACGACTGGAAGAGCCCCGAC
This region of Gemmata massiliana genomic DNA includes:
- a CDS encoding type II toxin-antitoxin system RelE/ParE family toxin — encoded protein: MTPVIVPEAQNEIANALAISRNAGRLRTAIDRALAAIGANPMIATRIGRSRFRRYILTGRIPYSIVYAETADEIRVVAFAHNARRPGYWKNRLPKN
- a CDS encoding addiction module protein, with product MSEATEKLKPLLAALTAEERAEVAEYIDALDSDHENDEGGEENLAPEEWEAVWIEEGNRRIADLDSGKSEAVPADEFMKRMKEKYG
- a CDS encoding PPC domain-containing protein, which produces MFLRLVLSLCVLCALCGETFAASPSLGAIQPRGAQRGTEAVLTFSGGRLADAQEVLVYYPGITVKKLEVVNDATLKTTVTIAPDCPLGEHAFRVRTASGISEVRTFWVGALPVVEEVEPNNDFDKPQPIPLNVTVHGVVQAEDQDYFVVDCKKGQRLSVEVEGMRLGVTFFDPYVAILDAKRFELATGDDSALSAQDGGCSVVIPADGKYIVQIRESAYGGNGACQYRLHIGNFPRPTAVVPAGGKPGEELEVTFLGDPSGPIKQKVKLPTNPDDQWRLHCQTPEGIHPTGFKFRIANLPNAIETPNNGTPATASPGTAPGAFNGVVSAPNEVDYFKFTAKKGQVFDARCFARQLGSPLDSVLYFGNATGGVIAANDDNGTPDSYFRITIPADGDYTLWVHDHLKKGGADYFYRIELTPVAAAISTTIPKADGNNPANQDRQTITVPKGGRNAVLVIANRADFGGPLNIGLDKLPAGVTLTAEQMEAGLNVIPVVLDAKPDAQIAGHLAAITAVHPDPNVKAPYKLSLDAALVLGPPNQTVYARHEINRTAVAVGEVAPYSIEVIEPKVPLVQNGSFNLRVVAKRAEGFKGAITVFPLWTPPGMGIQGSAVIPEGQTETVLPMNAAPDAGARKWKTAVHAVADAGKGPVWVSSQLFSLEIAAPVVTLAMERPAVEQGGQTQLFCKVAVTRPFEGKAKVTVYGLPAKVTTQVLEVTKDTKEIAFPIVADKTSPIGQHNVFAQVVIDKGGELITGNTGGTQLRIDAPLPPKVAATPTPQPTPMTPKPPTPTPATPEKRLTRLEQLRKEAEEREKAAAGGTQPPPKKEEPKKP